A window of the Streptomyces albireticuli genome harbors these coding sequences:
- a CDS encoding CbtA family protein — MNSVSVRALLVRGMLAGLAAGVLALIVAYLLGEPQVDSAIAFEEAHSHEHGGEEAVSRTLQSTAGLATGILVYGVALGGIAALAFCVALGRVGRFGPRATAALVSLGALLTVYVVPFLKYPANPPAVGDPDTIAKRTTLYFLMIALSVLLAVAAVVLGKRLAPRLGAWYATVAAAAGFVAAVGLAYAFLPAINEVPDGFSATLLWRFRLSALAMQLLLWTGFGLVFGHLAERLLTPRAASGSRTGTATPAAAPTS; from the coding sequence ATGAACTCCGTCTCCGTGAGAGCCCTGCTCGTCCGCGGCATGCTCGCCGGCCTCGCCGCCGGCGTCCTCGCCCTGATCGTCGCCTATCTGCTGGGCGAGCCCCAAGTGGACTCCGCCATCGCCTTCGAGGAGGCGCACAGCCATGAGCACGGCGGCGAGGAGGCCGTCAGCCGCACCCTCCAGTCCACGGCCGGCCTCGCCACCGGCATCCTCGTCTACGGCGTCGCGCTCGGCGGCATCGCCGCCCTGGCCTTCTGCGTCGCGCTCGGCCGCGTCGGCCGGTTCGGCCCCCGTGCGACGGCAGCCCTGGTCTCCCTCGGCGCGCTCCTGACCGTCTACGTGGTGCCGTTCCTGAAGTACCCGGCGAACCCCCCGGCCGTCGGTGACCCCGACACCATCGCCAAGCGCACCACGCTCTACTTCCTGATGATCGCGCTCAGCGTCCTCCTGGCGGTGGCCGCGGTCGTCCTCGGCAAGCGGCTGGCACCCCGCCTCGGGGCCTGGTACGCCACCGTCGCGGCGGCGGCCGGCTTCGTCGCCGCGGTCGGGCTCGCCTACGCCTTCCTGCCCGCGATCAACGAAGTCCCCGACGGCTTCTCCGCCACGCTGCTCTGGCGCTTCAGGCTCTCCGCCCTCGCCATGCAGCTCCTCCTGTGGACCGGCTTCGGCCTGGTCTTCGGCCACCTCGCCGAGCGGCTCCTCACCCCCCGTGCCGCCTCCGGCTCCCGCACCGGAACGGCCACCCCGGCAGCCGCTCCGACAAGCTGA
- a CDS encoding CbtB domain-containing protein, translating into MAQSAAPATSSPAIPEVTPISLKEIAPWAVFGGILMLVLLYFVGAEQGATSLVSGENVHEWLHDGRHLLGFPCH; encoded by the coding sequence ATGGCACAGTCAGCCGCTCCCGCGACCAGCTCGCCCGCCATACCCGAGGTCACCCCCATCTCGCTGAAGGAGATCGCCCCCTGGGCCGTCTTCGGCGGGATCCTCATGCTGGTCCTGCTCTACTTCGTCGGCGCCGAACAGGGCGCCACCTCGCTCGTCTCCGGTGAGAACGTCCACGAGTGGCTCCACGACGGACGCCACCTGCTCGGCTTCCCCTGCCACTGA
- a CDS encoding histidine phosphatase family protein: MTVRVTLISAAAGAAAREARFGDGPPDEAALRRAAEAAGGLPAASRVFGAPSARCRATCAALGLTPGAGPAPHDLDPGRWRGRSLAEVGAEEPEAVARWLTDPAAAPHGGESVLGLVARVGGWLDSLVEEGGRVLAVVEPAVVRAAVVHGLGLPAEVFWRLDVRPLTGTELSGRVGRWNLRCGAPL, encoded by the coding sequence ATGACGGTGCGTGTGACGCTGATCTCAGCCGCGGCCGGGGCGGCGGCGCGGGAGGCGCGCTTCGGCGACGGGCCACCGGACGAGGCCGCCCTGCGGCGGGCGGCGGAGGCGGCCGGGGGGCTGCCGGCCGCGTCGCGGGTGTTCGGCGCGCCCTCCGCGCGCTGCCGTGCGACGTGCGCGGCGCTCGGCCTGACCCCGGGCGCCGGGCCCGCCCCGCACGACCTGGACCCGGGCCGGTGGCGCGGGCGTTCCCTCGCGGAGGTCGGCGCCGAGGAGCCCGAGGCCGTGGCCCGCTGGCTCACCGACCCCGCCGCCGCCCCGCACGGCGGGGAGTCGGTCCTCGGCCTGGTGGCCCGGGTGGGCGGCTGGCTGGACTCCCTGGTGGAGGAGGGCGGGCGGGTACTGGCGGTGGTGGAACCGGCGGTGGTGCGGGCGGCGGTGGTCCACGGGCTGGGGTTGCCGGCGGAGGTGTTCTGGCGGCTGGACGTGCGGCCGTTGACCGGTACGGAGCTGTCGGGGCGGGTGGGGCGGTGGAACCTGCGGTGCGGGGCGCCCCTGTGA
- a CDS encoding short-chain fatty acyl-CoA regulator family protein, with translation MSKTYAGARLRRLREERRLSQAELARQLAVSPSYLNQMEHDARPLTVPVLLRLTEAFGVDAGFFSERDTTRLLADLREALADEVTAAKVSPGDLSELASRLPSVAEVVLAMDRRNRALAERVAELAGDREGTAAVSAGRTPHEEVREFFYRRQNYLHEPDMAAERLAGAIGVRRGEVRQALAARLADRHGVRLASGAEELHRYDPDARVLRLSPRLRPGQQAFRMATQLALLEYGRELSELAAEDFTEDSPAWSTARIGLANYFAAALVLPYGVFHAAAEEQRYDIERLADHFGVGYETVCHRLSTLQRPRARGVPFSFVRVDRAGNMSKRQSATGFHFSRAGGTCPLWNAYEAFASPGRVHVQVAAMPDGQRYLWTARSVTRFRGGWGEPGKTFAIGLGCELRHAPRLVYSAGLDLDDAAAATPIGMGCRVCERLDCPQRAVPPLGRRLAVDENRTTFVPYPVEP, from the coding sequence ATGAGCAAGACCTACGCCGGCGCGCGCCTGCGCCGCCTCAGGGAGGAGCGCCGGCTCAGCCAGGCCGAGCTCGCACGGCAGCTCGCCGTATCCCCCAGCTATCTCAATCAGATGGAGCACGACGCCCGCCCCCTGACCGTCCCCGTGCTGCTGCGCCTGACCGAGGCGTTCGGCGTGGACGCCGGGTTCTTCTCCGAGCGGGACACCACCCGGCTGCTCGCCGACCTCCGGGAGGCGCTGGCCGACGAGGTGACGGCCGCGAAGGTGTCCCCCGGCGACCTGTCCGAGCTGGCGTCGCGGCTGCCGTCGGTGGCCGAGGTCGTGCTCGCCATGGACCGCCGCAACCGCGCGCTGGCCGAGCGGGTGGCGGAGCTCGCCGGGGACCGCGAGGGCACCGCGGCGGTCTCCGCCGGGCGCACGCCGCACGAGGAGGTGCGGGAGTTCTTCTACCGGCGGCAGAACTATCTGCACGAACCGGACATGGCCGCCGAGCGGCTGGCGGGCGCGATTGGGGTCCGGCGCGGCGAGGTGCGGCAGGCGCTGGCCGCCCGGCTGGCGGACCGGCACGGGGTCCGGCTGGCCTCGGGCGCGGAGGAGCTGCACCGCTACGATCCGGACGCGCGGGTCCTGCGTCTGTCGCCCCGGCTGCGGCCGGGCCAGCAGGCGTTCCGGATGGCGACGCAGCTCGCGCTCCTGGAGTACGGGCGGGAGCTGTCGGAGCTCGCCGCGGAGGACTTCACGGAGGACTCCCCCGCCTGGTCGACGGCCCGGATCGGGCTCGCCAACTACTTCGCGGCGGCGCTCGTCCTGCCGTACGGCGTCTTCCACGCGGCGGCGGAGGAGCAGCGCTACGACATCGAGCGGCTCGCCGACCACTTCGGGGTGGGGTACGAGACGGTGTGTCACCGGCTCAGCACCTTGCAGCGGCCGCGCGCCCGCGGGGTGCCGTTCTCGTTCGTCCGCGTGGACCGGGCGGGCAACATGTCCAAGCGGCAGTCGGCGACGGGCTTCCACTTCTCGCGGGCGGGCGGCACCTGCCCGCTGTGGAACGCCTACGAGGCCTTCGCCTCGCCGGGCCGGGTGCACGTACAAGTGGCGGCGATGCCGGACGGGCAGCGCTATCTGTGGACGGCGCGGTCCGTCACGCGCTTCCGGGGCGGGTGGGGCGAGCCCGGCAAGACGTTCGCGATCGGTCTGGGCTGCGAGCTGCGGCACGCGCCGCGGCTGGTGTACTCCGCGGGTCTGGACCTGGACGACGCCGCGGCGGCGACGCCGATCGGGATGGGCTGCCGGGTGTGCGAGCGGCTGGACTGTCCGCAGCGGGCGGTGCCGCCGCTGGGCCGGCGGCTGGCCGTGGACGAGAACCGCACGACGTTCGTACCGTATCCGGTGGAGCCCTGA
- the fhuB gene encoding Fe(3+)-hydroxamate ABC transporter permease FhuB, protein MTLSQVGPPEAQPTSSSRSAPPPGRPHGSRTLVVASVSLVLAVLVLSALSLSVGAGEVGPGDVLNYLLGRDGARDSSRLSLVVGDLRIPRTLTALAVGAALGTAGCLLQAVTRNPLAETGLLGVNAGASLGVVVGIAFLGVQSGFGYLLWAFGGAVVASSLVLLIAGRRGGGSPMRLVLAGSALGATFGGVTSVLIVNSAETYDRFRFWVLGSLAGVEGFGKLGSLAPVLAVGFVVALLIARPLSALALGDDLARGLGHRPGAIRVVVALSVTLLTAASVALVGPVSFLGLLAGFLARAVTGPRLLAQIALAGLIGAGVLTGSDILARVVSRPFEAPVSVIIALFGAPVLIAIVRSKRLGAMGMTEPATAETSGPGKRLLPRLPRLPRRSRPAKGRTDSLVVRRGPLSLLVPRRAALAALFLSALLVTAVVLSAYAGQSDMGITRTFNAVFGSGDRFDVLLVQKFRLGRIVAGLAAGAALGLAGCLTQTLARNRLATPELLGVNDGATAAVLLSATLSGTFGAWWAGPVGALAAVLVVTTVSGGLGQRGYRVLVVGLAMSALASAVTQVVLSRRSLNSASSLYVWTSGSLNGRGYSVAVPVLIGLAVLVPLALVVARHLNVLRFDDSTAASLGVSASRIRLICLLLAVGLAGLAVGICGPVGFVALAAPVVAGRLAGPLRVPVLGSMLVGAVLIVLADMLGRIVLNGVEIPVGVVTTVLGGPFLLWVLLGRSAATRV, encoded by the coding sequence ATGACTCTGTCGCAAGTGGGCCCCCCGGAGGCACAGCCCACCAGCTCCTCCCGTTCGGCGCCCCCGCCGGGCCGTCCGCACGGCAGCCGCACGCTCGTGGTCGCCTCGGTCTCCCTGGTGCTCGCCGTCCTCGTCCTGTCCGCCCTTTCGCTGTCCGTGGGCGCGGGAGAGGTCGGGCCGGGCGACGTCCTGAACTACCTGCTGGGGCGCGACGGCGCACGCGACAGCTCCCGTCTCTCCCTGGTCGTCGGCGACTTGCGGATCCCCCGCACGCTCACCGCGCTGGCCGTCGGCGCGGCCCTCGGCACGGCGGGCTGTCTGCTCCAGGCCGTCACCCGCAACCCGCTGGCCGAGACCGGCCTGCTCGGCGTCAACGCGGGCGCGTCCCTCGGCGTCGTCGTCGGCATCGCCTTCCTCGGGGTGCAGAGCGGCTTCGGCTATCTGCTCTGGGCCTTCGGCGGCGCGGTCGTCGCGAGCTCCCTCGTGCTGCTGATAGCGGGCCGCCGGGGCGGCGGTTCACCGATGCGGCTGGTGCTCGCCGGATCCGCTCTCGGCGCCACCTTCGGCGGTGTGACCAGCGTCCTCATCGTGAACTCCGCCGAGACGTACGACCGCTTCCGCTTCTGGGTGCTCGGCTCGCTCGCCGGCGTCGAGGGCTTCGGCAAGCTCGGCAGCCTGGCGCCCGTCCTGGCCGTCGGCTTCGTCGTGGCGCTGCTCATCGCCCGGCCGCTGTCCGCCCTCGCCCTCGGCGACGACCTCGCCCGCGGCCTGGGCCACCGCCCCGGCGCCATCCGCGTCGTCGTCGCCCTCTCCGTGACGCTGCTGACCGCCGCCTCCGTGGCGCTCGTCGGCCCGGTCTCCTTCCTGGGCCTGCTCGCCGGATTCCTCGCGCGCGCCGTCACCGGCCCCCGGCTGCTCGCCCAGATCGCGCTCGCCGGGCTCATCGGCGCGGGCGTCCTGACCGGCTCCGACATCCTGGCCCGGGTCGTCTCCCGGCCCTTCGAGGCCCCGGTCTCCGTGATCATCGCGCTCTTCGGCGCCCCCGTCCTGATCGCCATCGTCCGCTCCAAGCGGCTGGGCGCGATGGGCATGACCGAGCCCGCCACCGCCGAGACCTCCGGACCGGGCAAGCGCCTGCTGCCTCGCCTTCCCCGGCTGCCGCGACGCTCCCGCCCGGCCAAGGGGCGGACCGACAGCCTGGTCGTCCGGCGCGGCCCGCTGTCGCTGCTGGTGCCGCGCCGGGCGGCGCTCGCCGCGCTGTTCCTGAGCGCCCTGCTGGTGACGGCCGTCGTGCTGTCCGCGTACGCCGGGCAGAGCGACATGGGCATCACCCGCACCTTCAACGCGGTCTTCGGCTCCGGCGACCGCTTCGATGTCCTGCTGGTGCAGAAGTTCCGGCTCGGCCGGATCGTCGCCGGGCTGGCGGCCGGCGCGGCGCTCGGCCTCGCGGGCTGTCTGACCCAGACGCTCGCCAGGAACCGGCTGGCCACCCCCGAACTCCTCGGTGTCAACGACGGCGCCACGGCTGCCGTGCTGCTGTCGGCCACGCTCAGCGGCACCTTCGGCGCCTGGTGGGCCGGCCCGGTCGGCGCCCTCGCCGCCGTGCTCGTCGTCACCACCGTCTCCGGCGGCCTCGGGCAGCGCGGCTACCGGGTCCTCGTCGTCGGCCTCGCGATGTCGGCGCTCGCCTCCGCCGTCACCCAGGTCGTGCTCTCCCGCCGCTCCCTGAACTCCGCGAGCTCCCTGTACGTGTGGACCTCCGGCAGCCTCAACGGACGCGGCTACTCCGTGGCCGTCCCGGTCCTCATCGGCCTGGCCGTGCTCGTACCGCTCGCCCTCGTCGTCGCCCGCCACCTCAACGTGCTGCGGTTCGACGACTCCACGGCCGCGTCCCTGGGCGTCTCCGCCAGCCGGATCCGCCTCATCTGCCTCCTCCTCGCGGTGGGCCTCGCCGGCCTGGCCGTCGGCATCTGCGGGCCCGTCGGCTTCGTCGCCCTCGCCGCACCGGTCGTCGCGGGCCGCCTGGCGGGGCCGCTGCGGGTGCCGGTGCTGGGGTCGATGCTGGTGGGCGCGGTGCTGATCGTGCTGGCGGACATGCTCGGCAGGATCGTCCTGAACGGGGTGGAGATCCCGGTCGGTGTCGTCACGACGGTGCTGGGCGGACCGTTCCTGCTGTGGGTGCTGCTCGGCCGCTCCGCGGCGACGCGCGTGTAG